The Podarcis muralis chromosome 10, rPodMur119.hap1.1, whole genome shotgun sequence genome includes a region encoding these proteins:
- the LOC114604829 gene encoding C-type lectin APL-like: MGPASRLHLFLLGLLITSSISQGAPENLSCPENWLYIQKICYGVFDALASWEDAENNCQKYGPNAHLSSILTEAEATLISRYILDKHPGSEGIWIGLHDPFQSGKWRWADSSTVFFSPWIDSAPQPSWTPLCAMLTYDKEFTKWKAAPCSLRLRYMCSLPLE, from the exons atgGGTCCAGCCTCCAGACTCCATCTCTTCCTCCTGGGGCTCCTGATCACCAGCTCCATCTCGCAAG GTGCACCAGAAAACTTGAGCTGCCCCGAAAACTGGTTGTACATTCAGAAAATCTGCTATGGAGTCTTCGACGCACTAGCCTCGTGGGAAGATGCAGAA AACAACTGCCAGAAATACGGCCCCAACGCCCATCTCTCCTCCATCCTTACCGAGGCAGAGGCGACTCTGATCAGCCGCTACATCCTGGACAAGCATCCCGGTTCCGAAGGAATCTGGATCGGACTCCACGACCCATTCCAG AGTGGAAAGTGGAGATGGGCAGATTCCTCCACAGTCTTTTTCTCACCTTGGATTGATTCCGCCCCACAACCTTCGTGGACCCCATTATGTGCCATGCTGACATATGACAAAG AGTTCACAAAATGGAAAGCTGCCCCCTGTTCGCTGAGGCTGAGGTATATGTGCAGCTTGCCCCTGGAATGA